The DNA sequence CGGCAGATGGTAGGGAGAGCTGTCGTGCAGCCATGCTGCGCATGGTTGGTGCATGCATCAGACAACGAATAACAGAGGACATTAATATTTAACAGAGGACATTAATATTTAACCATCGAGGAGAAATTGAAAGGGAAAGAAGGTAACATTTCACTTTTCACAGCAAACAAATTTCCTAATCTAACCAACCATCAAATTCTAAATCAACCATAAGCTGTTTCTacagaaaaggaaaacagaAGAGAACTAACATTTGTACCATGAACAAAACGATAGCAACAATGGCCTGAATGTTTTGCTGAAGAAGAATGCCTTTAACCCATGCcaacaacttggaatcaatatACCCACAATAGCTTCTTCCAATTCTGAACTAGAAAACCCACATATGccaatgaaaaagttcatcaaatCGACACATGAAAGGCAATGAATAATCACAAAACCAAATCGAGACATCCCAAACAAAATTTAACTCACCAGTTCAAGTAGCCGAGAAACCCCCAAATCAAGTAGCCCAAAAAGCCCCCAATCCACAAATGGAACCCTAATCTTAGCAAATTGAAACCCTCttttcctccttcttcttcccacAAATGAAACCCTACTCAAACTGAGTAGAACCCCTAACCCTTCTCTAAGCGACGAGTAGAACCCTATTGATGAGAGATGGCGACAGTAGAACTCCTAACCCTAATTCATGAGAAATGGCGAGACGGTGGATGATAGTATTTTGATGAGGGGTGATGCAGGTCGTGTTGAGATGAGAAGTTTTGCCATGGTAGCTCTGAGTTTTTTGAGGAGAGAAGAGGTTGTTCTTTTGTCTAAGTGTTGAGGAAACGGCTACCCACTTTGTCTAAGTGTAAGTGAACACGAAGTCAAAGACCTAAGTCAAAGACCGTTCTCTtaacttgtttcttttttattcatgaatcagacaacatatacattacgttttgttgtctgattatgtaCAAGTTAAAATTTAGCTGAGGTTCAAAGGAGGGAAATTTCCCGCTATATTCAATGACTTTGGCGCTACAATAGGcattttcattcacacaacagaaataagaGAGTTATGTTGTTGGAACTTACAATATGATTTCCATTATGTATGTTTTTGGGGGAATGAGTAGCATTTAGTAGGGATTTCCAAAATATCTTCcttgatcatacaacacaaagtaaaaaatTATTGTATGACATTCTGCAagttactctcatacaacaaaaTTAACAATTCTGTTGTGCAATTTAGTAAAAATTTGGAGCCACATTTGAGTAAAAGTACGAGGGAAATatgccctcttttttttttcattcacacaacagatctTTTTTGTAATTGTTGTGCAATCACCTTCCAGCTAAAATCTTTTTAATTTTAACAGCTTTAGACAATGAAGCTTTCTTAAAAGAGTTGTATGATTCACTTTCccacatcacacaacaaatttttttttttcgttgtgtaaaAAGTGTCGTGTGTTaaggttattggcctagtgaTTGTTACCCTGCTTTTTCCTAGCTATGGTCATGCACTTTTGATTGTTCCGCCAGTTTTCAAATTATCGTCCTTACAGTGTTACTTTTTGATACGTCTTTGCTGGTGTATAACAACTGTTGCGGGTTGTCTATCAGTTTATTATTAAACTTACTAGTGATATAAATTTTATGGATCTTTGTTGGCTATAGAGTCATCTCCTTTCATTTTTCTGTaggagaaaatgaagaagaggatgatATGTTAGGGCAAAGCTCAAGAGACATCATAGAGTACTCCTCGAGTCATACAAGTGACTTTGAATGACAAGCTTCTAATAATAGTCAAGTAGTATGAAAGTTAAAGATGATCTTCATCAAGCTTCTCATGGGCGTATTTTGCTAGCAATAATAATGGTATGCTTTGTACCAGGATTAATGTATTGAAGACATTGATGACTTCCCAAGTGTTCTGGTATGGAGAACTTAGATTGATACCTTGATTATCATGGACCACCACTTAGCTAGGAAGTATCCTCTGTACATGTAATTAAGGAACTAAATATCTTCTAAGATACTTTAATTGTTTTGTATGTAATAACTACTCTTTATTTAATATAAGTCTGAAAgtgttattgatcaattattTAGTAATGTCTTATATAAGTGGTTTATCTTAAAAAAAGTGAAATAAAAGCatattaaaagaaaaggaaaagatttGTGAAATGAGCAACAATGGCCTCTCATATTCTTAAATGTGAGGATACAAATGCCTCATGAATATTAGTTTGAGAGGAATATACATTCCTTGTAATTTTCAATTTGCAAGGAATATGCATTCCTCACAATTTGTTATTTACGAGGAATATGCATTCCTCATAATTTTTCATTTGTGAGGAAACCAAAAGTCCTTGCATATAATAATCCGTGAGGGGGTTTAAGCGAGGAAAATTTGCGACCACTCAATTTCCTTACTAATGATTATTAGTGAGGAATTTAGACTTTTTGTGAGGAATTTCATTCGTCACATTTTTcgttttctcttgtagtgttaGCAAATGCAACATTCCttgtggacaaaagcatgacatgtgaccagcgtgtcaatgcatcaaacaacaccataaagtatctaaatggtccgcaaggtgattgaataggtccacaaatatcaccttggatttgttgcaagaatggtatgttttctttattgtcCTTTGCATAAGATAGTCTCGATCCCAATTTTACTAAAAAGCAAGATTTGCAGAACAAATGGtaggctttagaaacaaccaatgagaattttggttgagccatgaagtcacaatggactttagaagtaaaaatTGGAGTCAAGGGAGCATCAGTGGTGTCAAGGAAACTCTTGGGCTGCAGGGGGACGGCGGCGCCAACCTGTGATGGCCGGTCTTGCATGGGGACAGCGtcgtgaggcgcaggggctcctTCTTGGTCCAAAATctgatttttacttcttttcgttttaaagaatagatgtccgtgtgaagtcttcaATATACGGATTATCATATCAAGAactggatgtcccaaacggtcatgccaaagcctatatgtgtcggaatcccataaatcatctctcataacatgattggattcaattatttgaatagtggttgcatacaacccactagatagacacataagtttctctaagactcttttatgtccgtagtcattagagatgatgcaaaggaactcttgtccattctcacaatgtgtttccacatgaaaaccattggctcttctATCTTTAAAGTAATAAAGTTCGAGAAATATGTccacgacatgagataaaataaatcgatattttattaataaaatagccaatgattacatcaaagtttcttgaccaaaatctaatccaaaaataaaaatcagacgtagacaaattgtagtcactcaatccgtttagTAACtccaatttagttgtgaccaggtaaggtaacgcgagattttggtggagcaatgctcacttttaaaaccgttctctcagttcaaacctttcctagacatcacaattaatcttggatgagcctagtgagaaagagttaataacaaaatatcattgattgatttgaggcataattgtcattacataattcttggaaaataaaatactattctaaataaaaatatgCAGCATtctgtcttcatcgccagatttaaagtttttttgaactcgatgtcttgatcaccatgatgcggctACCTACTTAGGTACGTTggaaattcaggtccattgatcagacgttccatatcagaaatagacccatgaagaggattctcccttaaTTGAGGCTCATTGGCACAATgtgcatggtccctaggaccggtCGCGTTGGAAACTGatgaccatggccaacgttggctccatggtttccaaacCTTCGTCCCTCAAAGTCACGCCTCTTAAGGTAGTGTGATTGTCGCCTTGGGCGATCACCttcatgagcatttcgatcgtatggatcatgatgTCAATGGcaactttctctagccataggatGATGCTCTTGAtggctatcttgaagcctatcaaattCTCTTTTCACAAGCtcgttgccatgtctttcagcagtggccatagcttcaataagttgttgaaaacttgtgatccgtcttgcttttatatgagtccggaataaattagaggacctcatagcataaacagggaaggtattgagggttttctcaatcaattggtcttctgtgatcgtCTTTCCACAAAGACGCATCATTGTTTTGATGCGgtgagcttccgaataaaattgcatgactgtGTCAAATTCAACAAagcgaagatcattccattctgcttctagatttggaaggatggagtcacgaacattgccatatcgttcgtgaagcgcttgccaaagctttatagtgctatcctcattcatgtactcaaactagaggtcactatccatgtgacgtttaaTTAGGGCAAGTGCCCTGGAGTTATcgatctcagtttgagggtcttgAGTCGTTCCATTAGAACAAaactcttggattgtatgcaacaAATCTCGGGCAGTAAGGTGGATCTCAATGTCAATGGCCCATTCTAAATACCTTTTgactgcataatccaatggaacaaaatcgagtttgttcatgtttgacatcctgaaagatgaaacaagaacaatttagtttcggagtcaatgcctCCACGAAAACTAgtaataagatttctgagctatgctaccaagaaatcaatttgtAAGAATATTTTAATTAgactgaaacaatgatgtttatatggtcataaatcgatgcttacggacgctcttagttcgaagctttacgaacactcttagtccgTAATATTTCTATGctcacgaacactcttagttcgtggtttacgaatgctcttagttcgtataccGTGAATCCCTACGATTCCGCTGTTTAAAGAATCGAAGCCACGTTATAAGAAAAGGTGGATGTAGAAAAGGGGATGTTGCAAGTgctcgagaaaaagaagaagaaagtaaatttcagaaagcaggaactttaatattaaaacttacttgttaatTCAGAGCTTGAAACCTTGTAAACTTGAACTTGGAAGCTTGATAATTGGTAGGATAACCTTAGGTGGCTGGGTGGCTTGCAGGCTGCTGCCTTGTAGTTGTTTGCCAAAGATTGAGAGGTCAAGTGCAGCCTCTTGGTGAGCGGAGGATGCTTGCGGTTTGAGGAATGCATGCACCGCGAAGGAGGGAAGGCGTGTAGAAGGCACGATGGCTGTAGGGGCAGCAGATGATAGGGCTAGGTGCAAGCAAAGTTCACGGTGGAGAGTTTTGGTTTTGTGGTTAGgactcatgctgataacgtgtttcaggatatgagaattgagagagattgatgagagaattgtgttccattattgagaataggggccctatatatagggattgcaaagtacatgttcttttttgaataaaaggCTGGTGCggttgccctcaagccttgattaatgaaactgtcgaatacaaaggGGGGGggcattgagcctaaaccccttattacaataagcgTCTAGAGTAatttctgaaataatatcagaaatctctacaggacacttgtattctaacaagcaccaactagcacaGAGTGCACAAatagctactccatttgctttaacatagcagTGACACAGCGGACAGATAACTTGATATGTAACAcgattacaacatagcataattaccagctttagcacagctttcctccTATGTTGCTGCTGGAGACAAGATCCAACGACACTTAGTCTCACTCTGCCACTAGGCGGTAACGACCACTTGACAAAGCAAGAAAATCTTCTCCTACtcagagcagacaaggcactttgagtgcatACACAGGCGCAAAACCTAACTAGCTCTACACAAAAAATGTAGGTACTTATTACTCGCAATAAGCGAAAATAatctaaacaaacaaaataattaactatAAATAGAATAAAATCTGAGATAGTTCACACAATGTGAACCCAACCTATAACTCTAGCCCAAATTGGGCCCAAAGCCAAAGCCCAGGCCCAATTATCACCGTGCCCAAGCCGACAATCGAGCCTGCAGGAGACGCAATGCCACCGTCTCGGCTGTACCACCCATATCTTCCGACCACCGGCAGCATCACCACCGCCCCCAACTTGATGCAGAGCGATCGCGATAGAGGCGCTGCTCCACCCCAGATTGAAAACAATCAACCAAAGGAACACCAGATCTGGCTAATCCGATCCGGGCATCAACGATCCCAGCATTGCCGCCATGAAGAAATCATCACCGGGCGACCTCCGATCCGGCGACATCAACTCGAACCCACCCTCAAGCAGCCCGCGCTTTGTTCTAGAGTCAAAAGACGCTGGCTCTGCCGCTAGCCGCAGTTGTCCCTCCCCATCAGATCCTCCAACAGATCCTGACGGCGCTGCCAATCCCACGCAGCTCTTACTCCGACTGGGCCTCTCTCCTCTGGACACACGGTCCCTTCGAGCCTatccgacgacgacgacgacgacgccgCGAGGGTACGCTGTCAGACAGGGCATAACTCTCAACGCTTTAGGTTTTCTCCGCTATTTTCGTTAAAAAGGTAAATCAGTCCAatgtacatgttctaatgatacaaggaaaactattccgaataggactaggaattctaaaaccttctctcctattataaTCATAGAACTAATCATAGTTTCATAAGGCACACAAAAGtcgatttccttcaacaatatCATGTTTCTGTTAAACCGAGAAATGAACAAAAAGCAACATAAGCTACCTTGTAGTAAGAATACATAGGTTCAGATAAAACTCAACAATTTACATTTCCTAGGTGTAAAGTTTACTCAAGTTACTTCAACATCAAATTCAAGTAGAGCCATCAAGGGCAGGCAAACATTCAAGCAAAATCTCAGCTGCATGTTCCAATTCTGGCTTAGAGATGATCAACGGCGGCACAAGCCTGAGGACATTTCCTTTTCCGGCTGTTATTATCAGAAGACCACAATTCCTACAGGCATCGACAAGCGGTGAAGCAGACACGTCCAGCTCTACTCCAACAATGAGACCCAAACCCCGTACTTCTCTCACATGTGGATTTGTACCCAGCttctttgtcagcacttctttGAAGTACTGACCTTTCTCTGAGACGCTTTTGAGAAACTCAGGCTTGGAAATTTTGTCCAAGACCGCAAGGGCAGCATTGCAGATAAGGGGCCCCCCAGCAAAAGTGCTTCCATGCTCTCCATACTTCATTGAAGCAGCAACCTTTTCAGTCACTAATACAGCTCCTATGGGAAGTCCTCCTGCAAGAGGCTTGGCCAGAGTCATTATATCTGGGAATACACCATAAGCTTCATGCGCCCAGAGATAACCAGTTCGACCCAAGCCACATTGAACCTAGGAATACAATAAATATTATTTGTCAGAATTGCACTTATGAATATCCCAAATTATATGCATATAGCAAATTATTCTAGAAACGTAAGcaaataattctctctgccatgCAAAGATTTAAAATCCCAGTTCATATTTCTATCTTTGTTAAACTTCCATAATCGACCAAATAAAACTGTATGCTCACTTGGGCAAGTTACTCATTAGATCTGAAAATGTGACCAGAGTCCAAATGTTTGTAACAGAAGCCTTCACAAACTTCTCATTTGGTTTATATAAACTTGAACAGGGCAAATAATTATGACAAATAACTCGAGGCAGGCATAAATATTACTACATATGATTGATCCCTTCAAAGCCATAGTCTATTTCCATATCAATCATGAGAATTCAAAATTCCATCATGAAACAACTAGCTTAATATCCAGACCTCTGGACTCTCAAATTAAATGGACAATGATGAGAACGGCCAAGTAGCACACAAAGGTAGCCAGTTTTCCCATGCATTTCATTTGTAGGTATATGTGTTCCTAAGTTAGGCAGTAGCATAATGGATTTGAAATATCAATATGAACCATTAGTTGGAACAACCTAATTTATAAGTTTCTGTTAACAAGCAGATATTTCTTTCAATTTATTCTCTCCTTTCTTTCTTACAACAAGAAAAGGCATACCAAAACAGAACTCTTCAGTTCATATGCAATATGCCATGTGTCAaattttgaccaaaagaaaGTGTGTAGACAGACAAATATCTATCTGAAAGAGTATTTTACCTCATCAAAGACCAGAAGAGAACCTGAATCATCACAAGCACCACGCAAGGATTGCAAAAATTCTTTAGTTGCACTATTTATCCCACCTTCACCCTGGATAGGTTCAACAAACACAGCAGCGATTTTGCCAGATTTAATTAGCTTTCTTGCAGCTTGTACATTTCCATAATCTAAGAAAGTGACTCCAGGCATGAGAGGCTCAAATGGTGATCGGTAATGCTCTTTACTAGTCAGAGCCACGGACCCCATCGTCCTCCCATGGAAGCTGTTAGTGAAAGAAATGATTTCTGTTGTAGGCTCTTTCTTCACAGGGTTTGAAAATCTTTGGAACTTTCTTGCAAATTTTATGGCAGCTTCATTTGCTTCAGTTCCGGAGTTTGAGAAAAAGACACGGTCAGCAAAGGAGCAAGCCACCAGCCGTTTTGCCAGCTCCACCTGCAACAACAACCTCCATTTTCCTGAGCCAGTttttggacaaaaaaaaaagcatatagAAGCTATGATGCATATGTACTTTACCATTACCATCTTTCAGTATATCCCATTACAAATGTTCTTCCCTCATAAACAAAGCCAAAGCCGTTTAAGCACAAAATTGTGACAATTGCTTTAATCAGACCTACCCtattacaaaacaaaaccagagtGTATAGAAGATCAAATGTATGTAATGCTTGAACTTTGCTACTAATCATACATCTAAGCCAACGTTTTTCACACCAATAAGATAGCAAGTACATAACTCAATAGCTAAACCCAAACCATTACTTATTAATCACTATCACTATTCACTATGTAGTAACATACATATGTTATTGTACTGAAAAGTGTCTAAAAATTAGATAGGAAAAAagaagcccaaaaaaaaaaaaatgtaacctGGGGAATGGAATAGTAGACATTGCTGACATGGGTGAGCACATGGGCTTGCTCTGTTACGGCCCGTATCCAATCCGGATCCCCATGTCCAAGCGCATTGACAGCAATCCCAGACATCAAGTCCAAATACTCTCGCCCTTCCGGATCGTACAATTTACATCCTTTGCCACTGGCAATCACCACCGGTGGTCTATTGTACGTCCCCACCATAACCCTCTTCTCCGCCTCCATCACCTCCTGGCTCCCCACAGCCGCCGGCACCTTTTGATCCCCTGCTCGCACGTCCACGTTAAGACACCCACGTGGCGTCACCCCAGTGGTCCATACGCGGGGGTTTCGTTTTCCCGCGAAAACTGGGGGGTTTAGGAGCTGGAGAGAAGTCATCGTGGTTTTTGCGTTTCTTGGAATCGCAGATTTATATGGAGATTGCGGTGAGATGGGAATGTTGTGATGGAGGAAATGATAAGTAAGGAACGAATTGGGTTGTGGGTGAAAGGTGAATGAGTTGGATTTGATATGTTTGAATGTGGGAGGAAAAGGAGGTGGGATATGGGAGCGTCGGGTTTAAGCAGTAGGAAACTTTGAGGTCTGAAGCTGCAAGCATCTGCATCTGGAATTATGAGTTGAAATACTTaaaagagagaatggaaattgagggaatgactgaatgagagcGGGTCTCATTCGGGTTGCAGTTGAATCACTTATATGTGTCAATGTGTGATGGTCGACTTATTTGATACGTGTACGCTTCtaagaacaatttttttttcttctttcttttggagAGGTCTAAGAGCAATTTATTGAGAGGCAACTCAGGcaagaacaaaaataaaaattatataagAAAATTGTGGGGAGCGAGTTTAAATCCTGTCAAACACGCCAGGCCGCCCCAATTAAGGTGGTCcattgtagagagagagagagagcgcgcgAGAGAATTAAGGTAGTCCAGATCAGGTCATGCTTGGACCAGCCAACCAAATAATTGGATCGAAACATTAGGTTTAACCCAAACTTATATTCTGCTAGACCGACTTCGTATCAAGTCAATAGATAAGTCATGTGCGAGTGTGCGatctttattttattaattgaaaGAATGAAAACTCCCCATCTGcccaatagaaagaaaaaaaaaagggtgagtCTAGCTGTCTAGTTAGACCTCCCAATTTGTTATTTGGACctcttttaatttttgtaaaaatttaatcACTGTTTTACCCCTCTTATAGAAAATACAAGCTTTTGGCCCtcatatatccaaaaaaaattacaagtgAATATTGTAGCCGCGTGCAATCCCAACAGAGAAGTTCTGATGTGATATGTTTACACTATTTATTTGCAGATCCAATATGTTTTCTTCATCGTCTCTCTCTATCAAACTTAAGGAACTAtaaattaatttatatttaatCTTTCATTCAGCAACTATAACAAAGGCAATCCAATGGGTTATTTCTGAATAAATCTGATGAGCAATAGAGGCAATGAAAATCAGTATTCTACAATCCTTTATTAAAGAAATACAATTTCTATTCTCAGTATCAAGTATCAACATGCAAGCTTTGTTACTCAACCAAACAATTAACTCAAACCAATTcctctatttttctttcttttctctgatAATATTTGTTTCTGGGCTTGCGTCGCCGACCAAATCGTGGAAGCTTTGTGGTGAACCTTGGTACCCAGCAACCAACTCAAGTTGAAGATATAAATGAATGGAATAGAAGGTTGATAAAATGGTATTCAAAtatgtaaaataaaaataagggtAAGTTAGGAAATTTggtggacaaaaataaagaaGGATGTATAAAAAGCAAATTgagaggtctgaatagaactacccaaaaagaaaacacaaaaaagTCATTATCCAAATAGTTTTACATATTTAACTTTTGTTGTAGTTCTCATGACGAGAGCTCTCCTCTCTCTTGCCTAGCAGCGACAAACCCTAGTTCTAGGGTTTTGCTCATCGAATTTTATGGCCTCGGATGAGTTTCCTACTCCTCGTGAAGCATGTATGTCTCCCTCCTTGAGGTCGTCCTTCCTCTATGTTCAACCTATAGGTTGTGGCATCCACTCCTTGTTGAATTGCCTTTCAAATTGACGCGGTGTTCGAGGGAAGTCTAGTCTGGGATTGAAGATCTCTCGCCGGAGGAGGCTATTCTCATATATGGGTTTGTGTGAGGCGATTCGCATTTGGGACCCTGGACCTGTCTTTTTCGGGGCAGAAAGAGTTACTCTGATAAAGCTGGAGACGGAGGAGGAGGACGACTAAAGGCTTTCGTTGTTGGCTGGAGGCTAGTTCCGATCCGGCTTGCTAAGTTTGTTTAGGCTCGTGGACATCAGCAAGTGGCCTAGGAATGGTGTGACGTGTCATTCTAGAGGGCCGCTCATTCTTTTGGTGGTGGACGACTCTCTCCTCTGGGGAGCTAGCAGCACGTGTCAGGTGGCGCCTGCGAAAGACTGGGATTATGGGATTGGGTGGTTTTGGTGCCTAAAGTAAGtttaattagggttttggtGCCTAAAGTAAGTTTAATTAGGCCTGGGTCTGGGCTTGTTTGTGGGGCTCTACAAGTGAGTGGGCTTTCTCTAGGCCTACGCATTCTTGGGCTCGGGTTTGGGACTCAGGTGGTTGGTGTTGTTTAATCCGGGCCCTAGTTCAATTTTGGATTGGAGTCTCGGTTTCATGGTTCTTGTTCTTGAGAGTTCGATTGCTAATGTCCAAGTTTTTGACACCCTTGGTCGCCTTCGTCCTCTCAGAAGCCTCACCTTGCTCTCTTGAGGTGTATCTCCCAAGCTATGGTTACGATCCTGGTTACGGTTACTACTACAGTTTCGCTGCTAAATTGATATATGCAGTGCAGTTCTTGGCTTTTCGGCGTCCAGTCATGTTCGAAAGGCATTTAGTCATACCCTGGTTACTTTTCAAAATTAGATGCGCTTGTGCATCTTGTTTCGGCTCATTGCTTTCTTTTCGATGCTTTTGCATCGCTCTATGTACTCCTTAGTTTCATTTAATAAAGCTTGTCGTTttccccctaaaaaaaaaaacttttgttgTATAATGACAACAAATATTACAGACTTTAAAACCAAGAAACCTTTAAAGGAAAAGATGTTACATCCTGACCTAAACCTATTTCTTTTAAATGTAATACTTTTCCAATCcaataaagaaaaagatatgTCACCGTTGTGGCGCGGCACTAGGGCGGGAGAAAAATTTTCTTGACTCCGTCCGACGACAGCGTTAGGTGATTGCTGATGGGTGAGAGTGGGTCTTTAGATCGGGGCAGATATGCTCTTGATCAATGGGATGGACGGGCGGTGGCAGGCGTGATTACATCTATTGGGAGGATCTAGGTTTGTTCGTGCAGGCAGCATTTTGCGGGACGGCAGGTTGGAGGTCTGAAGTCGCTGGGTAAGTGGTGAAGAGGGAGGAGGACGCGGGCTTCAGGGCGGCAGTTCGATTTCAGGTTGGCCGGAGATAGGGGTTACTGGCTGTGCGTTTCTAGGTTGGAGCTTTGCTTCATTCCAGATCCGATTTGATGGCTGTTTGCATTTTGTCTTGGGTCAACCTAGAGAGAGGAGCAATGGTGGCTGCTATGGTGGCCCGATGCTGGTGGTGATGCGACAGGAAGAATGGGAAGTCGGAGGGTGCCTTGCTTGGACCGGGTTGGGCCTTACACATGGGTTGTTATCCAATTGCTACCTGGACTGATGCTGGGGTTTGGGCCCCTGCCTTAGttgtttgttttcttcaagaaattttttttttttgaaaggttcaagattttatttatg is a window from the Rosa chinensis cultivar Old Blush chromosome 2, RchiOBHm-V2, whole genome shotgun sequence genome containing:
- the LOC112188038 gene encoding acetylornithine aminotransferase, mitochondrial isoform X1, whose translation is MTSLQLLNPPVFAGKRNPRVWTTGVTPRGCLNVDVRAGDQKVPAAVGSQEVMEAEKRVMVGTYNRPPVVIASGKGCKLYDPEGREYLDLMSGIAVNALGHGDPDWIRAVTEQAHVLTHVSNVYYSIPQVELAKRLVACSFADRVFFSNSGTEANEAAIKFARKFQRFSNPVKKEPTTEIISFTNSFHGRTMGSVALTSKEHYRSPFEPLMPGVTFLDYGNVQAARKLIKSGKIAAVFVEPIQGEGGINSATKEFLQSLRGACDDSGSLLVFDEVQCGLGRTGYLWAHEAYGVFPDIMTLAKPLAGGLPIGAVLVTEKVAASMKYGEHGSTFAGGPLICNAALAVLDKISKPEFLKSVSEKGQYFKEVLTKKLGTNPHVREVRGLGLIVGVELDVSASPLVDACRNCGLLIITAGKGNVLRLVPPLIISKPELEHAAEILLECLPALDGST
- the LOC112188038 gene encoding acetylornithine aminotransferase, mitochondrial isoform X2, with the translated sequence MVMVELAKRLVACSFADRVFFSNSGTEANEAAIKFARKFQRFSNPVKKEPTTEIISFTNSFHGRTMGSVALTSKEHYRSPFEPLMPGVTFLDYGNVQAARKLIKSGKIAAVFVEPIQGEGGINSATKEFLQSLRGACDDSGSLLVFDEVQCGLGRTGYLWAHEAYGVFPDIMTLAKPLAGGLPIGAVLVTEKVAASMKYGEHGSTFAGGPLICNAALAVLDKISKPEFLKSVSEKGQYFKEVLTKKLGTNPHVREVRGLGLIVGVELDVSASPLVDACRNCGLLIITAGKGNVLRLVPPLIISKPELEHAAEILLECLPALDGST